Below is a window of Streptomyces sp. ITFR-16 DNA.
CGCCCTCGTCGAGGTTGCCCAGAAGGCCCTCCCGAGCGACGTCAACGCCCCGAAGGCCGCCTGATCCAGGCCGCACTTCTTGGCTCTTGAGCCGGACCCGCAGGCGCTCGCCGTCTGCGGGTCCGGTGCGTTGTACCACCAGGACCTTTTCGTAACGCAGAGAGGCTCGCCGCCGACATGGGCACCCCCGAACTGATCTCCCCGCGGTCGCCACGGGTCGCCGCAGCCCGGCGGCTGGCCAGGCGCAACTTCCGCGGCAAGGAGCGCAGGTTCATCGCCGAGGGGCCGCAGGCCGTGCGCGAGGCCGCGGACCACCGCGGCAGCGACGGCGAACCCACCCTCATCGAGCTGTTCGCCACCGTCGAGGCCGCCGAGCGCTACGAAGCCATCATCGGGGCGGCCCACGCGGCGGGCGCCCGGGTGCACCTCGCCGACAGCGAAGTCCTGGCCGACGTGTCGCAGACCGTCACCCCGCAGGGGCTCATCGGCGTCTGCCGCTTCCTCGACTCGCCGTTCGACGCCGTTCTCGCCGCCCGCCCGAAGCTGGTCGCGGTCCTGGCGAACGTCCGCGACCCCGGGAACGCCGGCACCGTGCTGCGCTGCGCGGACGCCGCGGGCGCCAACGCGGTGGTCCTCACCGACGCCTCCGTGGACCTGTACAACCCCAAGTCCGTGCGTGCCTCCGTCGGTTCGCTCTTCCATCTGCCGGTCGCCGTCGGCGTGCCCGTGGAGCAGGCCGTGCACGGGCTGCGGGAGGCCGGCGTACGGATCCTCGCCGCCGACGGCGCGGGCGAGGACGACCTCGACGACGAACTCGACGCCGGCACCATGGGCGTCCCCACCGCCTGGGTCTTCGGCAACGAGGCCTGGGGGCTGCCCGAGGAGACCCGGGCCCTGGCCGACGCCGTCGTACGCGTGCCGATCCACGGCAGGGCGGAGAGCCTCAACCTCGCCACCGCCGCCGCGGTCTGCCTGTACGCCTCCGCGCGCGCCCAGCGCCCGCGCCGCGAAGCCCGCTGACCCGCCCCGTCCCACCACCGTGCGGCGCGCGGTCCCCGCAGGGTGTCGCTCCGTCACCGACGACTAGTAGGGTGACGAACTCGGGGGCCCACTGCACCGGTTCGAGAGGTGGGGTACGGGAATATGGCTGTCGGCATGAGCGGACCGCGGGCGACACACGCGGCCGTCGTGCGCGCCGCCGGGGAGCCGGACGCGGTGAGCGTCCCGGGCGCCGGACCGGGCGGCGGAGCACTGGACCCCGACGACCTTCCCGACGGGCTCGTCGTCGCGGACGAGAGCGGCCGGGTCATCTGCTTCAACGCCGCGGCCGTACGGATCACCGCCGTGCCCCGGGCCTCGGCCCTGGGCCGCCCGCTGGAGCACGCCCTGCCGCTGGAGGACCTCAAGGGCCGCCGCTGGTGGGAGCTGACCGACCCCTACGGCGGCCTCGCCACCCGGGTCGGCCAGCCCGAGCGCAATCTCCTGCTGCCCGGCGGCCGTGAGGTCCTCGTCTCCGCCCGCTATGTGCGCGAGCACCCCACCGGCCCCGTGTCCCGGCTGGTGATCAGCCTGCGCGGCACGGAGGCCCGCCGGCGCACCGAGCGCAGCCACGCCGAGCTGATCGCGACCGTCGCCCATGAGCTGCGCTCCCCGCTGACCTCGGTCAAAGGCTTCACCGCGACCCTGCTGGCCAAGTGGGAGCGGTTCACGGACGACCAGAAGCGGCTGATGCTGGAGACCGTCGACGCCGACGCCAACCGCGTCACGCGGCTCATCACCGAGCTGCTGGACATCTCCCGGATCGACTCCGGGCGCCTGGAGCTGCGGCGCCAGCCCGTGGACCTCTCCGCTGCCGTCGAGCGCCACGTCCAGGCCCTCACCGCCTCCGGCCAGGACCCCGGCCGCTTCCTCGTGCGCACCTGCCAGCCGCTGCCCGCCGTGTGGGCCGACCCGGACAAGGTCGACCAGGTCCTGGGCAACCTGCTGGAAAACGCGGTGCGCCACGGCGAGGGAACCGTCACCATCGAGGTGGCACCCGCACCGGCGAAGAGCGACGAGAGGGGAGCGGCCGTCACTGTGAGCGACGAAGGTCCCGGCATCCCCGAGGAGTCGATGAGCCGCGTCTTCACCCGCTTCTGGCGGGGCAGCAAGCGCGGCGGCACGGGCCTGGGCCTGTACATCGTGAAGGGCATCGTCGAGGCGCACGGCGGCACGATCACGGTCGGCCGCGGCCCCGGCGGCGGCGCCGAATTCCGATTTATTCTGCCCGTGAGCACGCCGGCCTACATGAAGTAGCGGGCCGGGCGGCCCACGGGCGCCCCATACATCCTGTGACCCTTAGACTCGACCATTGGCACCTTTGCGTCCTCCAGTCGTCGAGCGGGGTCGCGCCATCAGCCAATCGGAAGTACGGGAAGAGATGTCGGCACCGAACAAGTCGTACGACCCAGTCGAGGTCGAGGCACTGAAACCGGAAGAGATCGAGCGCATGCGGGACGAGGCGTTCGCCGCCTTCGCCGCCGCGGGCGACCTCGACGCGCTCGCCCAGGCGAAGACCGCGCACACCGGTGGAACCTCGCCCCTGTCGCTCGCCAACCGCGAGATCGGCGCCCTGCCGCCCCAGGCCAAGGCCGAGGCGGGCAAGCGCGTCGGCCAGGCCCGCGGCGCCGTCGGCAAGGCCCTCGCGGCCCGCCAGGCGGAGCTGGAGGCCGAGCGGGACGCCCGGGTCCTGGTCGAGGAGGCGGTGGACGTCACACTGCCCTACGACCGCACCCCGGCGGGCGCCCGGCACCCGCTGACGACGATCATGGAGCGCGTCGCCGACGTCTTCGTGGCCATGGGCTACGAGGTCGCCGAGGGCCCCGAGGCCGAGGCCGAGTGGTTCAACTTCGACGCCCTGAACTTCGTGCCCGACCACCCGGCCCGGCAGATGCAGGACACCTTCTTCGTCGAGGGCGCCGACGGCGCCAGGAACGACGAGTCGGGTGTCGTCCTGCGCACGCACACCTCGCCGGTGCAGGCCCGCACGCTGCTCGACCGCGAGCCCCCCGTCTACGTCGTCTGCCCCGGCCGGGTCTACCGGACCGACGAGCTGGACGCGACGCACACCCCGGTCTTCCACCAGATCGAGCTGCTCGCCGTCGACGAGGGCCTCACCATGGCCGATCTGAAGGGCACCCTCGACCACATGGTCCAGGCGCTCTTCGGCCCGGACATGAAGACCCGGCTGCGGCCGAACTTCTTCCCGTTCACCGAGCCGTCCGCCGAGATGGACATGGTCTGCTACGTCTGCCGCGGCGAGTCCGTCGGCAACCCCGACCGCCCCTGCCGCACCTGCGGCAGCGAGGGCTGGATCGAGCTCGGCGGCTGCGGCATGGTCAACCCCAAGGTGCTCATCGCCTGCGGCGTCGACCCCCAGAAGTACAGCGGATTCGCCTTCGGGTTCGGCATCGAGCGGATGCTGATGTTCCGCCACAACGTAGAAGACATGCGAGACATGGTCGAGGGTGACGTCCGGTTCACCCGGCCCTTCGGGATGGAGATCTGATGCGCGTCCCGCTTTCCTGGCTGCGGGAGTACGTGGACCTGCCGGCCACCGAGACCGGCCGTGACGTACAGGCCAAGCTCGTCGCCGTCGGCCTCGAGGTCGAGACCGTCGAGCAGACCGGCGCCGGCCTCAAGGGCCCGCTGGTCGTCGGACAGGTGCTGACCATCGAGGAGCTGGAGGGCTTCAAGAAGCCCATCCGCTTCTGCACGGTCGACGTCGGCACGGCCAACGGCACCGGCGAGCCGCAGGAGATCGTCTGCGGCGCCCGCAACTTCTCCGTCGGCGACAAGGTCGTCGTGGTGCTGCCCGGCGCCGTGCTGCCCGGCGACTTCGCGATCGCCGCCCGCAAGACGTACGGCAAGACCTCGCACGGCATGATCTGCTCCACCGACGAGCTCGGCATGGGCGACGACGGCGCGCACGGCATCATCGTGCTGCCGCCGGAGCACGAGGCGGGCACCGACGCGATCGAGCTGCTCCAGCTCGTCGACGAGGTCCTCGACATCGCGGTCACGCCCGACCGCGGCTACTGCCTGTCGATGCGCGGTGTCGCCCGCGAGACCGCCATCGCCTACGGGCTGCCGCTGCGCGACCCGGCCCTGCTGGACGTGCCCGCGCCCAACGCGTACGGCTACCCGGTCAAGGTCTCCGACCCGATCGGCTGCGACCGCTTCACCGCGCGCACCGTCGTGGGTCTGCGGCCCGAGGCCCGCTCCCCGATCTGGATGCAGCGCCGCCTGCAGAAGGCCGGGATGCGCCCGATCTCGCTCGCCGTCGACGTCACCAACTACGTGATGCTCGAACTCGGCCAGCCGCTGCACGCCTACGACCGGACCCGGATCGACGGCCCCATCGGGGTGCGCCGCGCCGAGCAGGGCGAGAAGCTCACCACGCTCGACGGCACCGTACGGGTGCTCGACGCCGCGGACCTCGTCATCACCGACAACCGCGGGCCGATCGGCCTCGCGGGCGTCATGGGCGGTGCCAACACCGAGATCGCCGACTCCTCCGAGGAGGCGCACACCACCGAGGTCGTCATCGAGGCCGCGCACTTCGACGCGATCTCGATCGCCCGGACCGCGCGCCGCCACAAGCTGGCCTCCGAGGCCTCCAAGCGCTTCGAGCGCGGTGTCGACCCGCAGGCCGCGGCCGCCGCCGCGCAGCGCACGGTCGACCTGCTGGTGCTGCTCGCCGGCGGCACCGCCGAGTCCGGCGTCACCGAGGTGTCCGCCCCGTCCGGGCCGCGCACCATCACGATGCCGGCCGACCACCCGGACAAGGTGGCCGGTGTGGCGTACGGCCGCGAGACCGTCGTGCGCCGCCTCCAGGAGGTCGGCTGCGACGTCTACGGGCAGGACGAACTGCTCGTCACCGCCCCGTCCTGGCGGCCCGACCTGGGCGAGCCGAACGACCTCGCCGAAGAGGTCATCCGGCTGGAGGGCTACGAGAACCTCCCGTCCACGCTCCCGACCCCGCCCTCCGGCCGCGGGCTCACCGACCGCCAGCGGCTGCACCGCCGCGTCGGCCGGGCGCTGGCCGGCGCCGGTTACGTCGAGGCGCTGAACTACCCGTTCACCGGCGAGGCGGTCCTCGACCAGCTGGGCCTGGAGGCGGACGACGACCGCCGCCGCACGGTCCGGCTCGTCAACCCGCTCTCCGACGAGGAGCCGTCGCTGCGCACCACGCTGCTGCCGGGCCTCCTCGGCGCCCTGCGGCGCAACGACGGCCGGGGCAGCCACGACCTCGCGCTCTTCGAGACCGGTCTGGTCTTCCTTCCCCAAGCTCTCAGCTCCGTTCGAGCAGGGGAGGCCCCACTGACCGGCCAGGAGACGAAGCCGGTCCGGCTGCCCGTCGACCGGCGCCCCTCCGACGAGGAGATCGCGTCGCTCGACGCCGCGCTGCCGCGTCAGCCGCGCCGCGCCGCCGTCGTCCTCGCGGGCGCCCGCGAGCAGGCCGGCTGGTGGGGCAAGGGCCGCCCGGCCGACTGGGCGGACTCGGTCGAGGCCGCCCGTACCGTCGCCCGTGAAGCCGGTGTCGAGGTCACGGTCCGCGCCGACCGGCACGCGCCGTGGCACCCGGGCCGCTGCGCCGCGCTGTATGTGACGGTCGACGGCGAGGAGACGCTGTTCGGGCACGCAGGTGAGCTGCACCCGCGCGTCATCAAGGAGCTGCACCTGCCCGAGCGCACCTGCGCCATGGAGGTCGAGCTCGACGTCCTGGAGCAGGCCGCCGACGGCGTCCTCCAGGCGCCCCGGATCTCCACCTTCCCGGTGGCGACCCAGGACGTCGCGCTCGTCGTCGACGAGGGTGTTCCCGCCGCCGACGTGGAGCGGGCGCTCCGCGAGGGGGCCGGTGAACTCCTGGAGTCGCTGCGGCTGTTCGACGTGTTCACGGGTGAGCAGATCGGCGGGGGCCGCAAGTCCCTGGCGTACGCCCTGCGGTTCCGTGCCCCGGACCGCACGCTGACCGTCGACGAGGCGAGCGCCGCCCGCGACGCGGCGGTGGCGCTGGCCGCCGAGAGCACGGGCGCCGTG
It encodes the following:
- a CDS encoding RNA methyltransferase codes for the protein MGTPELISPRSPRVAAARRLARRNFRGKERRFIAEGPQAVREAADHRGSDGEPTLIELFATVEAAERYEAIIGAAHAAGARVHLADSEVLADVSQTVTPQGLIGVCRFLDSPFDAVLAARPKLVAVLANVRDPGNAGTVLRCADAAGANAVVLTDASVDLYNPKSVRASVGSLFHLPVAVGVPVEQAVHGLREAGVRILAADGAGEDDLDDELDAGTMGVPTAWVFGNEAWGLPEETRALADAVVRVPIHGRAESLNLATAAAVCLYASARAQRPRREAR
- a CDS encoding PAS domain-containing sensor histidine kinase — protein: MAVGMSGPRATHAAVVRAAGEPDAVSVPGAGPGGGALDPDDLPDGLVVADESGRVICFNAAAVRITAVPRASALGRPLEHALPLEDLKGRRWWELTDPYGGLATRVGQPERNLLLPGGREVLVSARYVREHPTGPVSRLVISLRGTEARRRTERSHAELIATVAHELRSPLTSVKGFTATLLAKWERFTDDQKRLMLETVDADANRVTRLITELLDISRIDSGRLELRRQPVDLSAAVERHVQALTASGQDPGRFLVRTCQPLPAVWADPDKVDQVLGNLLENAVRHGEGTVTIEVAPAPAKSDERGAAVTVSDEGPGIPEESMSRVFTRFWRGSKRGGTGLGLYIVKGIVEAHGGTITVGRGPGGGAEFRFILPVSTPAYMK
- the pheS gene encoding phenylalanine--tRNA ligase subunit alpha; its protein translation is MSAPNKSYDPVEVEALKPEEIERMRDEAFAAFAAAGDLDALAQAKTAHTGGTSPLSLANREIGALPPQAKAEAGKRVGQARGAVGKALAARQAELEAERDARVLVEEAVDVTLPYDRTPAGARHPLTTIMERVADVFVAMGYEVAEGPEAEAEWFNFDALNFVPDHPARQMQDTFFVEGADGARNDESGVVLRTHTSPVQARTLLDREPPVYVVCPGRVYRTDELDATHTPVFHQIELLAVDEGLTMADLKGTLDHMVQALFGPDMKTRLRPNFFPFTEPSAEMDMVCYVCRGESVGNPDRPCRTCGSEGWIELGGCGMVNPKVLIACGVDPQKYSGFAFGFGIERMLMFRHNVEDMRDMVEGDVRFTRPFGMEI
- the pheT gene encoding phenylalanine--tRNA ligase subunit beta, whose amino-acid sequence is MRVPLSWLREYVDLPATETGRDVQAKLVAVGLEVETVEQTGAGLKGPLVVGQVLTIEELEGFKKPIRFCTVDVGTANGTGEPQEIVCGARNFSVGDKVVVVLPGAVLPGDFAIAARKTYGKTSHGMICSTDELGMGDDGAHGIIVLPPEHEAGTDAIELLQLVDEVLDIAVTPDRGYCLSMRGVARETAIAYGLPLRDPALLDVPAPNAYGYPVKVSDPIGCDRFTARTVVGLRPEARSPIWMQRRLQKAGMRPISLAVDVTNYVMLELGQPLHAYDRTRIDGPIGVRRAEQGEKLTTLDGTVRVLDAADLVITDNRGPIGLAGVMGGANTEIADSSEEAHTTEVVIEAAHFDAISIARTARRHKLASEASKRFERGVDPQAAAAAAQRTVDLLVLLAGGTAESGVTEVSAPSGPRTITMPADHPDKVAGVAYGRETVVRRLQEVGCDVYGQDELLVTAPSWRPDLGEPNDLAEEVIRLEGYENLPSTLPTPPSGRGLTDRQRLHRRVGRALAGAGYVEALNYPFTGEAVLDQLGLEADDDRRRTVRLVNPLSDEEPSLRTTLLPGLLGALRRNDGRGSHDLALFETGLVFLPQALSSVRAGEAPLTGQETKPVRLPVDRRPSDEEIASLDAALPRQPRRAAVVLAGAREQAGWWGKGRPADWADSVEAARTVAREAGVEVTVRADRHAPWHPGRCAALYVTVDGEETLFGHAGELHPRVIKELHLPERTCAMEVELDVLEQAADGVLQAPRISTFPVATQDVALVVDEGVPAADVERALREGAGELLESLRLFDVFTGEQIGGGRKSLAYALRFRAPDRTLTVDEASAARDAAVALAAESTGAVLRGA